One window from the genome of Amycolatopsis sp. NBC_01480 encodes:
- a CDS encoding carbohydrate ABC transporter permease, translating to MRLLLRPAQYAALALYILFLGFPLLWLISASVKSSGELNSLSASLLPHEWHWENYAEAFTKQGLLHSAWNSLVVALASTALSVLIAVPAAYVLARLRGKVRVAGVGWILVSQVFPVVLIILPLFLILRTLGLADNLVGLTLVHTTYMLPFALWMLQGYVAAIPVELEEAGAMDGASRLTVLRTIVFPLLAPGVVATAMFSFVSSWNEFFFALVLLQSPENYTLPITLNMFVGGEGKVALGPLAAGAVLAAIPSIVFFSILRRKLTSGLMAGAVKG from the coding sequence ATGCGCCTGCTCCTGCGCCCGGCCCAGTACGCGGCCCTCGCGCTGTACATCCTGTTCCTCGGTTTTCCCTTGCTGTGGCTGATTTCCGCCTCGGTGAAATCGTCCGGTGAGCTGAACTCGCTCTCGGCGAGCCTGCTGCCGCACGAGTGGCACTGGGAGAACTACGCGGAGGCGTTCACCAAGCAGGGCCTGCTGCATTCGGCGTGGAACAGCCTCGTGGTCGCGCTGGCCTCCACCGCGCTTTCGGTGCTCATCGCGGTGCCCGCGGCGTACGTGCTGGCCCGGCTGCGCGGCAAGGTCCGGGTGGCCGGCGTCGGCTGGATCCTGGTCAGCCAGGTGTTCCCGGTGGTGCTGATCATCCTGCCGCTGTTCCTGATCCTGCGGACACTGGGGCTGGCCGACAACCTCGTCGGGCTGACGCTGGTGCACACCACGTACATGCTGCCGTTCGCGCTGTGGATGCTTCAGGGTTACGTGGCCGCGATCCCGGTGGAGCTGGAAGAAGCCGGGGCGATGGACGGCGCGAGCAGGCTGACGGTGTTGCGCACGATCGTCTTCCCGCTGCTGGCCCCCGGCGTGGTGGCGACGGCGATGTTCAGCTTCGTGTCCTCGTGGAACGAGTTCTTCTTCGCACTGGTCCTGTTGCAGTCGCCGGAGAACTACACCCTGCCGATCACGTTGAACATGTTCGTCGGCGGTGAAGGCAAGGTCGCCCTCGGCCCGCTCGCGGCGGGCGCGGTGCTGGCCGCCATTCCCAGCATCGTCTTCTTCAGCATCCTTCGCCGGAAGCTCACCAGCGGCCTGATGGCCGGGGCGGTGAAGGGATGA
- a CDS encoding carbohydrate ABC transporter permease produces MSTDTLLPQAAPKKPSRKPASRGQAARTRRREAVGLVLPSLIPILVLSVAPLLIGVFLAFTNARLVRHPDYGFAGVDNFTRLAGNTLFWDSLRIGLIWTVGVTVLQLAAAMGLALLLNSGLKLQGLTRVLALVPWAMPPVVVAIMWQMIYSANGGPLNAVLGSVGLPSDTNWLGDFSTALPAVIVVGVWVGMPQTTVTLLAGLQQIPAELHEAAAVDGAGAWRRFTAVTWPALRPIVTSITSLNFIWNFNSFSLVYVLTAGGPGGKTMVPVLFVYLEAFKNREIGYAAAMGMVLVVVVVLILAVYLRSQFRDDRAADVRKGR; encoded by the coding sequence ATGAGCACGGACACCCTGCTGCCCCAAGCGGCGCCGAAAAAGCCGTCAAGAAAACCGGCGTCGCGAGGGCAAGCGGCGCGGACCCGGCGGCGCGAGGCTGTCGGGCTGGTGCTGCCGTCGCTGATCCCGATCCTCGTGCTCAGCGTGGCGCCGTTGCTGATAGGCGTCTTCCTCGCCTTCACGAACGCGCGGCTGGTGCGCCACCCGGATTACGGCTTCGCCGGGGTGGACAACTTCACCCGCCTGGCCGGCAACACGCTGTTCTGGGACTCGCTGCGGATCGGCCTGATCTGGACAGTCGGCGTGACCGTGCTCCAGCTCGCCGCCGCGATGGGATTGGCGCTGCTGTTGAACTCCGGCCTCAAGCTCCAGGGCCTGACCCGGGTGCTCGCGCTGGTGCCGTGGGCGATGCCGCCGGTGGTGGTGGCGATCATGTGGCAGATGATCTACTCGGCCAACGGCGGCCCGCTGAACGCCGTGCTCGGCAGCGTCGGGCTGCCCTCGGACACGAACTGGCTGGGCGATTTCTCCACCGCGCTGCCCGCGGTGATCGTGGTCGGGGTGTGGGTCGGCATGCCGCAGACCACGGTGACGCTGCTGGCCGGGCTGCAGCAGATCCCGGCGGAGCTGCACGAGGCCGCGGCGGTGGACGGCGCGGGCGCGTGGCGGCGGTTCACCGCGGTGACCTGGCCGGCGCTGCGGCCGATCGTCACCTCGATCACCTCGCTGAACTTCATCTGGAACTTCAACTCGTTCTCGCTGGTCTACGTGCTCACCGCGGGCGGGCCGGGCGGCAAGACCATGGTGCCGGTGCTGTTCGTCTACCTGGAGGCGTTCAAGAACCGCGAAATCGGCTACGCCGCGGCGATGGGCATGGTCCTGGTCGTGGTGGTCGTGCTGATCCTCGCGGTCTACCTGCGGTCACAGTTCCGCGACGACCGCGCCGCCGACGTCCGAAAGGGCCGGTGA
- a CDS encoding LacI family DNA-binding transcriptional regulator, producing MTSTRATLMQVAERAGVSLASTSRALHGSGASKAMVERVVAAAAELGYSVDATGRSLRMKKTFQVAFAVADIGNPVYVDMMRAIHEVLAPQGYRVVVMSTGDTATSTAELVRSLNSGFVDGLIVSPLRTDDRLIAEIQRAPVPVVVIGRAMDDRGISSVSTDSAGGIAEAVRHLYGIGRRRIGFLNGPLDTTPGSSRQRGFDAVDHGQAERFDQEIAGDFTVTAGLEAARRLLARRPEQQLDALVAANDLLAIGAIRAVRELGLSVPGDVAVTGMDDTELGRVFQPSLTSVSLGSTERGRAAARLMLQLADDPDQPAQQVNVGPALRIRESTSVESTVLEGGE from the coding sequence ATGACGTCAACACGCGCCACGCTGATGCAGGTGGCCGAGCGGGCCGGGGTCTCCCTGGCGTCCACTTCGCGCGCCCTGCACGGGAGCGGCGCGAGCAAGGCGATGGTGGAGCGGGTTGTCGCCGCGGCCGCGGAGCTGGGGTACAGCGTCGACGCGACCGGGCGGTCGCTGCGGATGAAGAAGACGTTCCAGGTCGCGTTCGCGGTGGCGGACATCGGGAACCCGGTGTACGTCGACATGATGCGGGCGATCCACGAAGTCCTTGCGCCCCAAGGGTACCGGGTGGTGGTGATGTCCACAGGGGACACCGCGACCTCGACCGCCGAGCTGGTGCGGAGCCTGAACAGCGGGTTCGTCGACGGGCTGATCGTCAGCCCGCTGCGCACCGACGACCGGCTGATCGCCGAGATCCAGCGGGCCCCGGTGCCGGTGGTGGTGATCGGCCGGGCGATGGACGACCGCGGCATCAGCTCGGTCTCCACGGACTCGGCCGGCGGCATCGCCGAGGCGGTCCGGCACCTGTACGGGATCGGCCGCCGCCGCATCGGGTTCCTCAACGGCCCGCTCGACACGACCCCGGGCTCGTCCCGTCAGCGCGGTTTCGACGCCGTGGACCACGGTCAAGCGGAGCGGTTCGACCAGGAGATCGCCGGCGACTTCACCGTCACGGCCGGGCTCGAGGCCGCCCGGCGGCTGCTGGCCCGCCGGCCCGAGCAGCAGCTCGACGCGCTCGTGGCGGCGAACGATCTGCTCGCCATCGGCGCCATCCGCGCGGTGCGCGAGCTGGGCCTGTCGGTGCCAGGGGACGTGGCCGTGACCGGCATGGACGACACCGAGCTCGGCCGCGTTTTCCAGCCCAGCCTCACCAGCGTGTCGCTCGGCTCGACCGAGCGCGGGCGCGCGGCGGCCCGGCTGATGCTGCAACTGGCCGACGACCCGGACCAGCCCGCGCAGCAGGTGAACGTCGGCCCGGCGCTGCGAATCCGCGAATCCACATCGGTCGAATCCACGGTGCTGGAAGGAGGCGAGTGA
- a CDS encoding TetR/AcrR family transcriptional regulator produces the protein MSVQERKERERSDRERLIVATARELAEQQGWDAVTTRRLAERIEYSQPVLYSHFRGKREIIGAVALDGAAEMAAAVRAATAAADGPRTRVTALARAYLGFAERNPAVYDAMFQLDGGLTFANDDTPEPLKDAFAALLESLGEAAGDGVHPGLFTEVFWASLHGLATLTRAGRLPPGDAERRVELLVDRLAVV, from the coding sequence ATGTCGGTACAGGAACGCAAGGAGCGCGAACGGTCGGACCGCGAGCGCCTGATCGTGGCGACGGCCCGCGAACTCGCCGAGCAGCAGGGCTGGGACGCGGTCACCACCCGCCGGCTCGCCGAGCGCATCGAGTACAGCCAGCCCGTGCTCTACAGCCATTTCCGCGGCAAGCGCGAGATCATCGGCGCGGTCGCCCTCGACGGGGCGGCCGAGATGGCCGCGGCAGTGCGCGCCGCGACCGCCGCCGCGGACGGCCCGCGCACCCGCGTCACCGCGCTCGCCCGCGCCTATCTCGGCTTCGCTGAGCGCAATCCGGCGGTCTACGATGCCATGTTCCAGCTCGACGGCGGCCTGACCTTCGCGAACGACGACACCCCGGAACCGCTGAAGGACGCTTTCGCGGCCCTGCTGGAAAGCCTGGGCGAGGCGGCTGGGGACGGTGTCCACCCGGGACTGTTCACCGAGGTGTTCTGGGCCTCCCTGCACGGGCTGGCCACCCTGACCCGGGCCGGACGGCTGCCGCCGGGGGACGCCGAGCGGCGGGTGGAACTGCTGGTGGACCGGCTCGCCGTCGTCTGA
- a CDS encoding DUF1772 domain-containing protein: protein MLSTLEVFTTVVVGLMVGVEFAVAFVLNRIFNALPEDADQLGRAHGGRMLGALMPFWYIGSLILSAVWAIAGWHHPGSVLVVVAAGLLIVSVLMSVLLLVPINNRGKNWTPENRPADWKEQMNRWDRYHYARVAVIVAAFALLATALAQG from the coding sequence ATGCTCAGCACCCTCGAGGTCTTCACCACCGTGGTCGTCGGACTGATGGTCGGGGTGGAGTTCGCCGTCGCCTTCGTCCTCAACCGGATCTTCAACGCGCTCCCCGAAGACGCCGACCAGCTCGGCCGCGCGCACGGGGGCCGGATGCTCGGTGCCCTCATGCCGTTCTGGTACATCGGCTCGCTCATCCTGAGCGCGGTCTGGGCCATCGCCGGCTGGCACCACCCCGGCAGCGTGCTGGTGGTCGTCGCCGCCGGGCTGCTGATCGTGAGCGTGCTCATGTCGGTCCTGCTGCTCGTCCCGATCAACAACCGGGGCAAGAACTGGACCCCGGAAAACCGGCCCGCGGACTGGAAGGAGCAGATGAATCGCTGGGACCGCTACCACTACGCCCGCGTCGCCGTGATCGTCGCCGCCTTCGCGCTGCTGGCCACCGCTCTTGCCCAAGGCTGA
- a CDS encoding acyl-CoA dehydrogenase family protein has protein sequence MNLEFNEDQRLLFETVDSAVGRGYPAGGRAAATATELGWNEKVWATLGELGLTGLTVAEELDGVGAGPVEVYATLEAMGKHAAAEPLLDGVFLPSWLIAGLGTAEQAKQLLPELAAGGTTIAVAHAEPGRPWGAARAVTAAADGSGSAALTGVKSPVRHADQAGRFLVTATGEDGRTQVYLVDASAAGITRTDGRSADWSHASQVEFAGTPAVLLGSGDADAAAALRLAFSRARVAVTGEAVGLMETGLALTVEYLKTRKQFGVPLATFQALVHRAADLYAKVELARSMALWATAAVEAHDNGADVDLATVADDAFVFVADAATTAAEEIVQLHGGIGMTYESEVGHHSARLTAITESFGGVSAARRRALASDALLQPPSALLNNAEAVTA, from the coding sequence ATGAACCTCGAATTCAACGAAGATCAGCGGCTGCTGTTCGAGACCGTGGACTCGGCCGTCGGCCGGGGCTACCCCGCGGGCGGGCGCGCCGCCGCGACCGCCACCGAGCTGGGCTGGAACGAGAAGGTCTGGGCGACCCTGGGCGAGCTGGGGCTGACCGGGCTGACCGTCGCCGAGGAGCTCGACGGCGTCGGCGCCGGACCGGTGGAGGTCTACGCCACGCTGGAGGCGATGGGCAAGCACGCCGCCGCGGAACCGTTGCTGGACGGCGTTTTCCTGCCGTCCTGGCTGATCGCCGGGCTCGGCACCGCGGAGCAGGCCAAGCAGCTGCTGCCCGAGCTGGCGGCCGGCGGCACGACCATCGCGGTCGCGCACGCCGAGCCGGGCCGGCCCTGGGGCGCCGCCCGCGCCGTCACCGCTGCCGCGGACGGGTCCGGATCGGCCGCGCTCACCGGCGTGAAGTCGCCGGTGCGCCACGCCGACCAGGCCGGCCGGTTCCTGGTCACCGCGACCGGCGAGGACGGCCGGACGCAGGTGTACCTGGTCGACGCTTCGGCCGCGGGGATCACCCGCACCGACGGCCGGTCCGCCGACTGGAGCCACGCGTCGCAGGTCGAGTTCGCCGGCACGCCCGCGGTGCTGCTCGGCTCCGGTGACGCGGACGCGGCGGCCGCGCTGCGCCTCGCGTTCTCCCGCGCGCGGGTCGCGGTGACCGGCGAAGCGGTCGGGCTGATGGAGACCGGCCTGGCGCTGACCGTCGAATACCTCAAGACGCGCAAGCAGTTCGGCGTCCCGCTCGCGACGTTCCAGGCGCTCGTGCACCGCGCGGCCGACCTGTACGCGAAGGTCGAGCTGGCCCGTTCGATGGCGCTGTGGGCGACCGCGGCCGTCGAGGCGCACGACAACGGCGCGGACGTGGACCTGGCCACGGTGGCCGACGACGCGTTCGTCTTCGTGGCCGACGCGGCCACCACGGCGGCCGAGGAGATCGTCCAGCTGCACGGCGGGATCGGCATGACCTACGAGTCCGAGGTCGGCCACCACTCCGCGCGGCTGACCGCCATCACCGAGAGCTTCGGCGGGGTCAGCGCGGCCCGGCGCCGGGCACTGGCTTCGGACGCTCTGCTCCAGCCGCCGTCGGCGCTGCTGAACAACGCGGAGGCGGTCACCGCCTGA
- a CDS encoding acyl-CoA dehydrogenase family protein translates to MDLELSEGDIAFRDGLREVFLGAIPEDIRRRTALNRITRDDIVTSQRILNEHGLAVPHWPEKWGGRGWTPTQSHLYAAELQRNAVPQPLAFNVSMVGPIIAEFGNEEQQQKFLPATANLDIWWSQGFSEPEAGSDLASLRTTARREGDTYVLNGQKTWTTLGQFGEWMFVLARTNPDAPRKQQGLSFLLLDLATPGIERRPIKLVDGSSEVNEFFFDNVEIPAENLVGEENKGWTYAKFLLGNERNGIAQVGTSQRVYSDLAAAAAGIETEDGPLAADPQFRASMHTAKTTLLALEATQMRVTGASENGAASPVSSLLKMEGTQALQALSKLRMRVAGPDGMLLDADGELSADDAAVVAAEQYLNQRKLSIFGGSNEIQRGVIAKTILGL, encoded by the coding sequence ATGGATCTGGAACTCTCCGAAGGGGACATCGCGTTCCGGGACGGGCTGCGGGAGGTGTTCCTCGGCGCCATCCCGGAGGACATCCGCCGGCGCACCGCGCTGAACCGGATCACCCGCGACGACATCGTCACCAGCCAGCGCATCCTCAACGAGCACGGGCTCGCGGTGCCGCACTGGCCGGAGAAGTGGGGCGGCCGCGGCTGGACCCCCACCCAGTCGCACCTCTACGCCGCTGAGCTGCAGCGCAACGCCGTGCCGCAGCCGCTGGCGTTCAACGTCAGCATGGTCGGCCCGATCATCGCCGAGTTCGGCAACGAGGAGCAGCAGCAGAAGTTCCTGCCTGCCACGGCGAACCTGGACATCTGGTGGTCGCAGGGCTTCTCCGAGCCGGAGGCCGGCTCGGACCTGGCCTCGCTGCGCACCACCGCCCGCCGCGAGGGCGACACGTACGTGCTGAACGGCCAGAAGACCTGGACCACGCTGGGCCAGTTCGGCGAGTGGATGTTCGTGCTCGCGCGGACGAACCCGGACGCGCCGCGCAAGCAGCAGGGCCTGTCGTTCCTGCTGCTGGACCTGGCCACGCCGGGCATCGAGCGGCGCCCGATCAAGCTGGTCGACGGCAGCTCCGAGGTCAACGAGTTCTTCTTCGACAACGTCGAGATCCCGGCGGAGAACCTGGTCGGCGAGGAGAACAAGGGCTGGACCTACGCCAAGTTCCTGCTCGGCAACGAGCGCAACGGCATCGCCCAGGTCGGCACCAGCCAGCGGGTCTACAGCGACCTCGCGGCGGCGGCCGCGGGCATCGAGACCGAGGACGGCCCGCTCGCCGCGGACCCGCAGTTCCGCGCGTCCATGCACACCGCGAAGACCACCCTGCTGGCGCTCGAGGCCACGCAGATGCGGGTGACCGGCGCGTCCGAGAACGGCGCGGCCAGCCCGGTGTCGTCCCTGCTCAAGATGGAGGGCACCCAGGCGCTGCAGGCTCTGAGCAAGCTGCGCATGCGCGTCGCGGGCCCGGACGGGATGCTGCTGGACGCCGACGGCGAGCTGAGCGCCGACGACGCGGCGGTGGTCGCCGCGGAGCAGTACCTGAACCAGCGGAAGCTGTCGATCTTCGGCGGCTCCAACGAAATCCAGCGCGGCGTCATCGCCAAGACGATCCTCGGGCTCTAA
- a CDS encoding alpha/beta hydrolase, giving the protein MPTVPSATFTYEAADGLAVVAYRWDAVGSPAGAVQLTHGMGEHVRRYEEVAQAFAARGFVVYGQDHRGHGATARSAAELGNLGEGGWPGLVDDIGRLAAVIRAEQAGLPLVLLAHSMGSFAAQQFLLDHSGDVDAVILTGTAALDVLEPALDLDQPLDLSMFNAPFAPARTEFDWLSRDEAQVDAYVADPLCGFGLEQTAAKAMFEGARRLADPTAVSGMRSDLPLCIAVGEQDPVNGGLALFDALVQRYRDAGLTDVTTHVYPGARHEILNETNRAEVISDLLAWTAKAV; this is encoded by the coding sequence ATGCCCACCGTGCCCAGTGCCACCTTCACCTACGAGGCCGCGGACGGGCTGGCCGTCGTCGCGTATCGGTGGGACGCGGTGGGCTCCCCGGCCGGGGCGGTGCAGCTGACCCACGGGATGGGGGAGCACGTCCGGCGGTACGAGGAGGTCGCCCAGGCGTTCGCCGCGCGGGGGTTCGTCGTGTACGGGCAGGACCACCGCGGGCACGGTGCAACCGCCCGTTCCGCCGCGGAGCTCGGGAACCTGGGCGAGGGCGGCTGGCCCGGGCTGGTCGACGACATCGGCCGGCTGGCCGCGGTGATCCGGGCCGAGCAGGCCGGACTCCCGCTGGTGCTGCTGGCCCACAGCATGGGCTCCTTCGCCGCGCAGCAGTTCCTGCTCGACCACAGCGGCGACGTCGACGCGGTGATCCTGACCGGGACCGCCGCACTGGACGTGCTCGAACCGGCCCTGGACCTCGACCAGCCGCTGGACCTTTCGATGTTCAACGCGCCGTTCGCACCCGCGCGCACCGAGTTCGACTGGCTCAGCCGCGACGAGGCCCAGGTCGACGCGTACGTCGCCGACCCGCTCTGCGGTTTCGGGCTCGAGCAGACCGCGGCGAAGGCCATGTTCGAGGGCGCCCGGCGGCTCGCCGACCCAACGGCGGTTTCCGGCATGCGCTCCGACCTGCCGCTCTGCATCGCGGTGGGGGAGCAGGACCCGGTGAACGGCGGCCTGGCGCTGTTCGATGCGCTCGTCCAGCGTTACCGCGACGCGGGCCTCACCGACGTCACCACCCACGTCTACCCCGGCGCGCGCCACGAGATCCTCAACGAGACCAACCGCGCCGAGGTGATCTCGGACCTGCTCGCCTGGACCGCGAAGGCGGTGTGA
- a CDS encoding G1 family glutamic endopeptidase, whose translation MRRRDTITLTAALSVVFLAAPATASAGSFGPYSPQDNVWGGYVATGSNFTVISGSWVEPQVTCNSQNDVFAPWVGVDGYGSQTVEQTGVETNCENGSPAYRAWYEMYPRRRSTGTTP comes from the coding sequence ATGAGAAGACGGGATACGATCACACTCACTGCCGCATTGTCGGTCGTTTTCCTGGCCGCCCCGGCGACGGCTTCGGCCGGCAGTTTCGGCCCGTATTCACCGCAGGACAATGTCTGGGGCGGATACGTGGCGACCGGCTCGAACTTCACCGTGATCTCGGGCTCCTGGGTGGAGCCCCAGGTCACCTGCAACTCCCAGAACGACGTGTTCGCGCCGTGGGTCGGCGTCGACGGCTACGGCTCGCAGACCGTCGAGCAGACCGGCGTGGAAACCAACTGCGAGAACGGCTCACCGGCCTACCGCGCCTGGTACGAGATGTACCCGCGGCGCCGGTCTACTGGGACGACGCCGTGA
- a CDS encoding S53 family peptidase: MVLGGSLPAQASPAAAPLQPDTTHACNQNVQPGYATCFALKRTDIKQPAVLAPHAAPSGLGPSDIKSAYKLGDGGSGQTVAIVDANDDPNAESDLAAYRSQFGLPECSTANGCFSKVNQNGQASPLPTADSGWAGEISLDVDMVSATCPACKILLVEADSATIDNLGQSVNTAVKLGAKYVSNSYGGGEDGSEASYDSQYYTHPGVAVTASTGDSGYGASYPATGAGVTAVGGTSLTADGSSRGWSESAWSGAGSGCSTSVAKPSFQSSVDTGCDKRGEADVSAVADPNTGVAVYQTYGGNGWAVYGGTSASSPIIASVYALAGAPGASDSPNSYPYAHSDGLFDVTSGSNGSCSASQQCNAGTGWDGPTGLGTPNGTAAFAA; the protein is encoded by the coding sequence TTGGTATTGGGGGGATCGCTGCCGGCGCAGGCCAGCCCGGCCGCGGCGCCCCTGCAGCCCGACACGACCCATGCCTGCAACCAGAACGTGCAGCCTGGTTACGCGACTTGCTTCGCGCTCAAGCGGACCGACATCAAGCAACCGGCGGTTCTCGCACCGCACGCGGCCCCGTCCGGATTGGGGCCGTCGGACATCAAGTCCGCCTACAAGCTCGGTGACGGCGGATCCGGCCAGACAGTGGCCATTGTGGACGCCAATGACGACCCGAACGCGGAGTCGGACCTGGCGGCCTACCGTTCGCAGTTCGGCCTGCCCGAGTGCTCCACGGCGAACGGCTGCTTCAGCAAGGTCAACCAGAACGGCCAGGCCAGCCCGCTGCCGACCGCGGACAGCGGCTGGGCCGGTGAGATCTCGCTCGACGTCGACATGGTCTCCGCCACCTGCCCCGCCTGCAAGATCCTCTTGGTGGAAGCGGACAGCGCGACCATCGACAACCTCGGCCAGTCGGTCAACACCGCGGTGAAGCTCGGGGCGAAGTACGTCTCGAACAGCTACGGCGGCGGCGAGGACGGGTCGGAAGCCAGCTACGACTCGCAGTACTACACCCACCCCGGCGTCGCGGTCACCGCGAGCACCGGTGACAGCGGTTACGGCGCCAGCTACCCGGCGACCGGCGCCGGCGTCACCGCGGTCGGCGGAACCTCGCTGACCGCGGACGGTTCCAGCCGCGGCTGGAGCGAGTCGGCGTGGAGCGGCGCCGGCAGCGGCTGCTCCACTTCCGTTGCCAAGCCGTCGTTCCAGTCCAGCGTGGACACCGGTTGCGACAAGCGCGGCGAGGCGGACGTCTCGGCGGTCGCGGACCCGAACACCGGTGTCGCGGTCTACCAGACCTACGGTGGCAACGGCTGGGCCGTTTACGGTGGCACCAGTGCTTCTTCGCCGATCATCGCCAGCGTTTACGCGCTGGCGGGCGCCCCGGGTGCTTCGGACAGCCCGAACTCCTACCCGTACGCCCACAGTGACGGTCTGTTCGACGTGACCAGCGGCAGCAACGGTTCCTGCAGCGCCAGCCAGCAGTGCAACGCCGGCACCGGATGGGACGGCCCGACCGGGCTGGGCACCCCGAACGGCACCGCTGCTTTCGCGGCGTGA
- a CDS encoding ABC transporter ATP-binding protein: MIEAHQLTKRYGEKTAVDRLDFTVRPGIVTGFLGPNGAGKSTTMRMILGLDAPTSGSVTVNGRRYAEHSAPLQEVGALLEAKSVHPGRSAVDHLLAQAYTHGIPRRRVDEVIELAGLQSVAKQRAGKFSLGMGQRLGIAAALLGDPATVMLDEPVNGLDPEGVLWIRNLLTGLAAEGRTVFVSSHLMSEMALVAEHLIIVGRGRLLADTTVDELVREAGGDTVQVATADPARLREVLAGPGVGITGQSGSEELQVTGLTARAIGLKAAEHGIALFELTARTVSLEAAFMDLTRDSVEYHGTTTGIETLGRAA; encoded by the coding sequence ATGATCGAGGCACACCAGCTGACCAAGCGGTACGGGGAGAAGACGGCGGTGGACCGGCTGGACTTCACCGTCCGGCCCGGCATCGTCACCGGGTTCCTGGGCCCGAACGGGGCCGGCAAGTCCACCACGATGCGGATGATCCTCGGGCTGGACGCGCCGACCAGCGGGTCGGTCACCGTCAACGGCCGCCGGTACGCCGAGCACAGCGCCCCGCTGCAGGAGGTCGGCGCGCTGCTGGAGGCCAAGTCCGTCCATCCCGGACGGTCCGCTGTGGACCACCTGCTGGCGCAGGCCTACACCCACGGGATCCCGCGCCGCCGCGTCGACGAGGTGATCGAGCTGGCCGGGCTGCAGTCCGTGGCGAAGCAGCGGGCCGGCAAGTTCTCCCTCGGCATGGGCCAGCGCCTCGGCATCGCCGCGGCGCTGCTGGGCGACCCGGCGACGGTGATGCTCGACGAGCCGGTGAACGGGCTCGACCCCGAGGGCGTGCTCTGGATCCGCAACCTGCTCACCGGGCTCGCCGCCGAAGGCCGCACCGTTTTCGTGTCCTCGCACCTGATGAGCGAGATGGCGCTGGTCGCCGAGCACCTCATCATCGTGGGCCGCGGCCGGCTGCTCGCCGACACCACTGTGGACGAACTGGTCCGCGAGGCCGGCGGCGACACGGTGCAGGTCGCCACCGCCGACCCGGCGCGGCTGCGCGAGGTGCTGGCCGGACCCGGCGTCGGGATCACCGGCCAGTCCGGCTCCGAGGAGCTGCAGGTGACCGGGCTGACCGCTCGCGCCATCGGCCTCAAGGCCGCCGAGCACGGCATCGCGCTGTTCGAGCTCACCGCGAGGACCGTCTCGCTGGAAGCGGCTTTCATGGACCTGACCCGGGATTCCGTGGAGTACCACGGCACCACCACCGGCATCGAGACGCTCGGGAGGGCGGCATGA
- a CDS encoding ABC transporter permease, whose protein sequence is MTTTTPAPPAPVPAQASRPVYKVTGRRVLRSEWAKLWSLRSTWITLGLGLVLLVAIGLIAAAQYHSRITSGERMDRDFAQATAVSLSLFGITFAQLAMGVLGVLVTAGEYSTGMIRSTLAGVPRRLPVLWSKAAVFGLVALVVALVGVFITFVFDSGIVSDTHAAMTLSGTGVVRSLLGAGLYLGLVGVLGVALGALLRSVAGGIAVLVGLLMLIPGLISLLPTSWQGDISPYLPSNAGESMFALTHDSTTLSPTTGLLVFLGWTVLALAGAAYRLKRTDA, encoded by the coding sequence ATGACCACCACGACTCCGGCCCCGCCCGCGCCGGTCCCCGCGCAGGCTTCCCGCCCGGTCTACAAGGTGACCGGACGGCGCGTGCTGCGCTCGGAATGGGCGAAGCTCTGGTCGCTGCGCTCCACCTGGATCACCCTCGGCCTCGGCCTGGTGCTCCTGGTCGCGATCGGCCTGATCGCCGCGGCCCAGTACCACTCCCGGATCACCTCCGGCGAGCGCATGGACCGCGACTTCGCCCAGGCCACCGCGGTCAGCCTCTCGCTGTTCGGCATCACCTTCGCGCAGCTGGCCATGGGCGTGCTGGGCGTGCTGGTCACCGCCGGCGAGTACTCGACCGGCATGATCCGCTCCACGCTGGCGGGCGTCCCCCGCCGGCTCCCGGTGCTGTGGTCCAAGGCCGCGGTGTTCGGCCTGGTCGCCCTGGTGGTCGCCCTCGTCGGCGTGTTCATCACCTTCGTCTTCGACAGCGGCATCGTCTCCGACACCCACGCGGCGATGACGCTGTCCGGCACGGGCGTGGTGCGCAGCCTGCTGGGCGCGGGCCTCTACCTCGGCCTGGTCGGCGTCCTCGGCGTGGCGCTGGGTGCCCTGCTGCGGTCGGTCGCGGGCGGCATCGCGGTGCTGGTCGGCCTGCTGATGCTGATCCCCGGCCTGATCTCGCTGCTCCCGACGAGCTGGCAGGGTGACATCAGCCCGTACCTGCCGAGCAACGCCGGCGAGTCGATGTTCGCGCTGACGCACGACTCGACCACGCTGTCCCCCACCACCGGGCTGCTGGTCTTCCTCGGCTGGACGGTGCTGGCCCTGGCCGGCGCCGCCTACCGGCTGAAGCGGACCGACGCCTGA